One Ictalurus punctatus breed USDA103 chromosome 10, Coco_2.0, whole genome shotgun sequence genomic region harbors:
- the LOC108271103 gene encoding zinc finger protein 143 isoform X1: MLLATVNQGGAEFPHGRGDAQNFTLCLGDISDDQYADSLEAVTLSDGSTAYIQHNTPDGSVLEGQVIQLDDGTTAYIQHISVQNGDGPNGWSGSATSDVMEGESLNLEAGQAVQLEDGSTAYLHQIPKEVYDSPALQAVQLEDGSTAFIQHALQMSQPDTILAIQESDTVSDLSLEGIADPGTVTVLEQYTAKIKEMKPYASTGLLTNENVVQIVFPSQDGHRSVQQPEEKSFQCSYEGCGKLYTTAYHLKVHGRVHTGDKPYCCDKPGCEKKFATGHGLKSHTRTHTGEKPYCCTEVNCRKSFKNSGDLQKHIRIHTGEKPFLCPYEGCGRSFRTSNICKVHMRTHTGEKPYHCSEPGCNRAFASATNYKNHTRIHTGERPYVCTIPGCDKRFTEYSSLYKHQVVHTPCKPYECSHCGKTYKQISTLALHKRTAHNDSEPIEEEHEDFEPPIEAIDDPCMNGTSAESVAPCSDTTSDLTAQEQVTLVTPDDAHQAAGNTITMVTQDGNLLTLPASESVLTSAEVTMVTADGTEGQMTIVSPASLQTKQEAMLPHSVTLLATSNGKQVAVELCDQLTLEEALRIASTIQQGSTAELEH, from the exons ATGCTGCTGGCTACAGTGAACCAGGGTGGAGCAGAATTCCCACATGGGCGAGGTGATGCTCAGAACTTCACTCTGTGCCTCGGTGACATTTCAG ACGATCAGTACGCGGATAGCTTAGAGGCTGTGACTCTCTCAGACGGCTCGACTGCATATATTCAGCATAATACTCCAG ATGGGAGTGTACTGGAGGGGCAGGTCATCCAACTGGATGATGGTACTACTGCTTACATTCAGCATATTTCTGTACAGAATGGAG ATGGGCCCAATGGATGGTCAGGTTCTGCTACGAGTGACGTCATGGAAGGTGAGAGCCTGAATCTGGAGGCTGGACAGGCCGTGCAACTGGAGGATGGAAGCACTGCTTACTTACATCAAATACCAAAAG AGGTGTATGATTCCCCTGCACTCCAGGCAGTACAGCTAGAGGACGGCTCCACCGCCTTCATTCAGCATGCGCTGCAGATGTCGCAGCCAGATACGATTCTGGCCATCCAGGAAAGTGACACAGTGTCTGATCTGTCTCTCGAGGGAATCGCAGACCCTGGGACTGTCACTGTGCTGGAACAGTACACCGCTAAG ataaaagaaatgaaacctTATGCAAGCACTGGCTTACTCACAAATGAAAATGTTGTACAG ATTGTTTTTCCGAGTCAGGATGGCCATCGCAGTGTACAGCAGCCTGAGGAGAAATCGTTTCAGTGCAGCTATGAAGGATGTGGCAAACTTTACACCACAGCATATCAcctcaag GTACATGGAAGAGTACACACAGGTGACAAGCCTTACTGCTGTGACAAACCTGGCTGTGAAAAAAAGTTTGCAACAG GTCATGGCTTGAAAAGCCACACAAGGACACACACTGGTGAAAAACCCTACTGCTGCACAGAAGTGAACTGCAGAAAATCCTTCAAGAACTCAGGAGATCTCCAAAAGCACATCCGAATCCACACTG GAGAAAAGCCCTTCCTTTGTCCGTATGAAGGCTGCGGGCGGTCTTTTAGGACCTCCAACATTTGCAAGgtgcacatgcgcacacacaccggCGAGAAGCCGTACCACTGCTCCGAGCCAGGCTGCAACCGGGCCTTCGCCAGTGCGACCAATTACAAAAACCACACCAGGATCCACACTG GCGAAAGACCGTACGTTTGCACCATTCCTGGCTGTGACAAGCGTTTCACCGAGTACTCGAGTCTGTACAAGCATCAAGTGGTTCATACGCCCTGTAAACCCTACGAGTGCAGCCACTGTGGGAAAACCTACAAGCAGATCTCCACACTGGCCCTGCACAAGCGCACAGCACACAACGACTCTGAGCCCATCGAGGAAGAGCACGAGGACTTCGAGCCTCCTATAG AAGCCATCGACGATCCCTGCATGAACGGTACTTCGGCAGAGAGTGTTGCACCCTGCTCAGATACGACCTCTGACCTCACAGCGCAGGAGCAGGTCACCCTGGTCACACCAGATGACGCTCATCAG GCGGCTGGCAATACAATCACCATGGTAACGCAAGATGGCAACTTGCTCACCCTCCCAGCCAGTGAGTCTGTACTGACATCTGCTGAAGTCACCATGGTAACCGCTGATGGCACAGAGGGACAG ATGACCATTGTGTCACCAGCTTCTTTACAGACCAAACAGGAAGCAATGCTTCCACACTCAGTTACCCTTCTGGCCACTTCTAACGGAAAACAAGTTGCTGTTGAG CTCTGTGATCAGTTGACGCTGGAGGAAGCTCTGAGAATCGCATCAACTATACAACAAGGATCCACGGCAGAGCTggaacattaa
- the LOC108271103 gene encoding zinc finger protein 143 isoform X2, with product MLLATVNQGGAEFPHGRGDAQNFTLCLGDISDDQYADSLEAVTLSDGSTAYIQHNTPDGSVLEGQVIQLDDGTTAYIQHISVQNGDGPNGWSGSATSDVMEGESLNLEAGQAVQLEDGSTAYLHQIPKEVYDSPALQAVQLEDGSTAFIQHALQMSQPDTILAIQESDTVSDLSLEGIADPGTVTVLEQYTAKIKEMKPYASTGLLTNENVVQIVFPSQDGHRSVQQPEEKSFQCSYEGCGKLYTTAYHLKVHGRVHTGDKPYCCDKPGCEKKFATGHGLKSHTRTHTGEKPYCCTEVNCRKSFKNSGDLQKHIRIHTGEKPFLCPYEGCGRSFRTSNICKVHMRTHTGEKPYHCSEPGCNRAFASATNYKNHTRIHTGERPYVCTIPGCDKRFTEYSSLYKHQVVHTPCKPYECSHCGKTYKQISTLALHKRTAHNDSEPIEEEHEDFEPPIAIDDPCMNGTSAESVAPCSDTTSDLTAQEQVTLVTPDDAHQAAGNTITMVTQDGNLLTLPASESVLTSAEVTMVTADGTEGQMTIVSPASLQTKQEAMLPHSVTLLATSNGKQVAVELCDQLTLEEALRIASTIQQGSTAELEH from the exons ATGCTGCTGGCTACAGTGAACCAGGGTGGAGCAGAATTCCCACATGGGCGAGGTGATGCTCAGAACTTCACTCTGTGCCTCGGTGACATTTCAG ACGATCAGTACGCGGATAGCTTAGAGGCTGTGACTCTCTCAGACGGCTCGACTGCATATATTCAGCATAATACTCCAG ATGGGAGTGTACTGGAGGGGCAGGTCATCCAACTGGATGATGGTACTACTGCTTACATTCAGCATATTTCTGTACAGAATGGAG ATGGGCCCAATGGATGGTCAGGTTCTGCTACGAGTGACGTCATGGAAGGTGAGAGCCTGAATCTGGAGGCTGGACAGGCCGTGCAACTGGAGGATGGAAGCACTGCTTACTTACATCAAATACCAAAAG AGGTGTATGATTCCCCTGCACTCCAGGCAGTACAGCTAGAGGACGGCTCCACCGCCTTCATTCAGCATGCGCTGCAGATGTCGCAGCCAGATACGATTCTGGCCATCCAGGAAAGTGACACAGTGTCTGATCTGTCTCTCGAGGGAATCGCAGACCCTGGGACTGTCACTGTGCTGGAACAGTACACCGCTAAG ataaaagaaatgaaacctTATGCAAGCACTGGCTTACTCACAAATGAAAATGTTGTACAG ATTGTTTTTCCGAGTCAGGATGGCCATCGCAGTGTACAGCAGCCTGAGGAGAAATCGTTTCAGTGCAGCTATGAAGGATGTGGCAAACTTTACACCACAGCATATCAcctcaag GTACATGGAAGAGTACACACAGGTGACAAGCCTTACTGCTGTGACAAACCTGGCTGTGAAAAAAAGTTTGCAACAG GTCATGGCTTGAAAAGCCACACAAGGACACACACTGGTGAAAAACCCTACTGCTGCACAGAAGTGAACTGCAGAAAATCCTTCAAGAACTCAGGAGATCTCCAAAAGCACATCCGAATCCACACTG GAGAAAAGCCCTTCCTTTGTCCGTATGAAGGCTGCGGGCGGTCTTTTAGGACCTCCAACATTTGCAAGgtgcacatgcgcacacacaccggCGAGAAGCCGTACCACTGCTCCGAGCCAGGCTGCAACCGGGCCTTCGCCAGTGCGACCAATTACAAAAACCACACCAGGATCCACACTG GCGAAAGACCGTACGTTTGCACCATTCCTGGCTGTGACAAGCGTTTCACCGAGTACTCGAGTCTGTACAAGCATCAAGTGGTTCATACGCCCTGTAAACCCTACGAGTGCAGCCACTGTGGGAAAACCTACAAGCAGATCTCCACACTGGCCCTGCACAAGCGCACAGCACACAACGACTCTGAGCCCATCGAGGAAGAGCACGAGGACTTCGAGCCTCCTATAG CCATCGACGATCCCTGCATGAACGGTACTTCGGCAGAGAGTGTTGCACCCTGCTCAGATACGACCTCTGACCTCACAGCGCAGGAGCAGGTCACCCTGGTCACACCAGATGACGCTCATCAG GCGGCTGGCAATACAATCACCATGGTAACGCAAGATGGCAACTTGCTCACCCTCCCAGCCAGTGAGTCTGTACTGACATCTGCTGAAGTCACCATGGTAACCGCTGATGGCACAGAGGGACAG ATGACCATTGTGTCACCAGCTTCTTTACAGACCAAACAGGAAGCAATGCTTCCACACTCAGTTACCCTTCTGGCCACTTCTAACGGAAAACAAGTTGCTGTTGAG CTCTGTGATCAGTTGACGCTGGAGGAAGCTCTGAGAATCGCATCAACTATACAACAAGGATCCACGGCAGAGCTggaacattaa